The candidate division TA06 bacterium sequence AGATTGGCTTTGGGATAAAATACGCGTTGAAATAACTGTAGACTAATAATGTACGGCCTATCAGTTCTTTTATCCTTAAACTGCGTCACACCAGGTCGTCAACATCAAAGGGAACAGCTACCGTCTGAGAGACAAGCTGGGAAAGGAGGCATAGGAACATCCATTATGACACTTATGAGTGGCACATTTTCAAACGATCATAATTGGTGCATTTTCAAAAGACCATTGACACTTAACCCTTCAACAAAACAAAAAAATACAAATAGGAGGTAATACCATGAAACGTCTTCTGCTCGTTGTTCCCTTGGTTGTAGCTATGGCCCTCGTTGGCTGCAGCAAGAAAGACGACCCCACCTCTCCGACGCCCACAACCGGTACTATCACCGGTATGGTGACGAAGGCATCCGATGCTTCTGCCATCGCGAGTGCAAGCGTTGTCACCAATCCGGCCACCAGCAATGTTTCAACCGATGCAACCGGCAATTTTAGCATTACTGGCGTTGCTGCGGGAACCTATACTGTAACGGCCTCTAAAAGCGGTTTTATTGACAACAGCGCGTCTGTTTCGGTTACTGCGGGGAATACAGCAACGGCTAATATTGCGTTGGCGGAAACGACAGTTACAGGCACAGGAATTTCAATTACTTCTACTCCTTCAGGGGCCAGAATATATTTACAAGGTCCAAGTGGATGGGTTGATACAACTAAATATACACCATCTACTTTTACAGGTTTAACCCCAAGTTCCTATTATAGCTGTTGGCTGTTTAAAGATGGCTATTATGAATGGCATTCTGAAGGTTGGGCCGAGAGTTATTACGGTACAACAGATATTGTGGTCACAACCGATCAGATTACGAATGTAAGTGCTACATTACTTTCACGCTTCTCTCAAGGCACCAATGTCGCTCTTGCATCTAATGGTGGTACTGCTTCAGCTTCTGGCTGGGCCAGTTATGGCGGATATGACGCCACACCGCAAGAAGCAAATGATGGACTTTCACCAACGGCAATCGGCATTAACTCATTCTGGGGATATTATGCAGATAACTGTTGGTTAAGGATTGATTTCCCTTCAATAAATGCTATTCGGACAGTGGTGTTAGATCTGTCATACGGTGGCCAGACTTATTATATCGAAGGGAGCGCTGATGGAACCACCTGGTTTACCCTAATGCCGTCAACATATATACCCAACACGGCGAAGGTTTATGCGCTTCCATCACCAACTTCAGTAATAGCTATACGGGCAGTAGGTACTTCATCTGGCGCGCCAGGCGGATATCTGTGGAGATATATAGTTTCTGAATTAGAAGCCTGGGTCTATTAATTGAAATTGTAATCTAAAGCCCCGATGAAAACATCGGGGCTTTTTTCTTGCATTTTGGCTTTTAATGTGTTATTTTAGTAACCGTAAGATAAACAATGGCCCACCACAGAAAGCCTAAGATAGGTTAATGAAAAAATACTTACTAATCCGCCTTGGCGCCATTGGCGACATTGTGCTGGCCACCGCCGCCATAGAGGCTATTGCCCAGGCCGAACCTGATTCCCAGATAGATTTCATCTGCAAAGCCAGGTTTGCCGGGCTTTTAAAGGGCCACTCCAAATTAGCTAACATTTACGGCTTTGACGAAACCGGCCGGCACAAGGGCCTGCGGGGGTTATTGCTGTTCATTCACGAACTTAGCACCAAGAAATATAATTTCGTCATAGACCTGCAGAACAACCCGCGCAGCCGGATGGTAACCATGTGCCTTAACGGAGGCAAGAAGATCCACTGGCCCAAGGATACCTGGCGCCGTAGGATGCTGGTCTGGGGCCA is a genomic window containing:
- a CDS encoding carboxypeptidase regulatory-like domain-containing protein, with amino-acid sequence MKRLLLVVPLVVAMALVGCSKKDDPTSPTPTTGTITGMVTKASDASAIASASVVTNPATSNVSTDATGNFSITGVAAGTYTVTASKSGFIDNSASVSVTAGNTATANIALAETTVTGTGISITSTPSGARIYLQGPSGWVDTTKYTPSTFTGLTPSSYYSCWLFKDGYYEWHSEGWAESYYGTTDIVVTTDQITNVSATLLSRFSQGTNVALASNGGTASASGWASYGGYDATPQEANDGLSPTAIGINSFWGYYADNCWLRIDFPSINAIRTVVLDLSYGGQTYYIEGSADGTTWFTLMPSTYIPNTAKVYALPSPTSVIAIRAVGTSSGAPGGYLWRYIVSELEAWVY